In Streptomyces sp. NBC_00878, a single window of DNA contains:
- a CDS encoding MMPL family transporter, with product MTDTQGKQGRGVGWLVCGRRSKWIVVGLWLVLLFLIAPFASKLTDAQDNDAASWLPGSAESTQVLEISEDFRPEQIPAVVVYARESGLTAEERAQIAEDARQIKELRAHGILGAETRGPVFDRETDPRAAQILVPIRMDEKGWEEISPAVDSIRDVTGKGGNGLAVHVTGPGGTSADFSEAFEGIDSTLLFSAMAVVIVMLLLTYRSPTLLLVPLLGVVAALFTAQALIYFLAEHAGLTVNGQSAGILTVLVFGAGTDYALLLVARYREELRRHEDRHEAMALALHRAGPAVLASGATVVLSMLVLLAAEMNSTRGLGPVAAIGVAVALVAMMTLFPALLVIFGRWIFWPVIPHFGSPDPTESGVWARMGRRISIRPRMIWAVTAAALALVSLGLIQLRAEGISNADAFTGKPDSIVGQEVSARYFPAGSGDPLVIVSNRAQAEEVGRTVAATRGVEPESLGLPPGTKPEFEGKVLFEATMTAPADSEAAKQTVERVRDAVHDVPDADAQVGGGTAALLDMDKATTHDNILIIPLVLVVVLLILCAVLRALVAPLLLIGTVVLSFAAALGISALAFRHIFDYAGESTDFPLFVFVFLVALGIDYNIFLTTRIREEAARQGTRKGVVTGLATTGAVITSAGLVLAGTFAALGTLPMVAFAEIGFAVALGVLLDTFIVRSVLVPSLFLDVGPKVWWPNRLAHEDGGTAGPPTTTGTGPGSPEPASSPGAPPD from the coding sequence ATGACGGACACACAGGGGAAGCAGGGACGCGGGGTCGGCTGGCTGGTGTGCGGCCGACGCAGCAAATGGATCGTGGTGGGACTGTGGCTGGTGCTGCTGTTCCTGATTGCGCCCTTCGCCTCGAAACTCACCGACGCGCAGGACAACGACGCGGCGTCCTGGCTGCCCGGATCCGCCGAGTCCACCCAAGTCCTGGAGATCTCCGAGGACTTCAGGCCGGAACAGATCCCCGCGGTGGTCGTGTACGCCCGTGAGAGCGGCCTGACGGCCGAGGAACGGGCGCAGATCGCCGAGGACGCACGCCAGATCAAGGAACTGCGTGCGCACGGCATCCTCGGCGCCGAGACCCGGGGCCCGGTGTTCGACCGGGAGACCGATCCGCGTGCGGCGCAGATCCTCGTCCCCATCAGGATGGACGAGAAGGGCTGGGAGGAGATCTCGCCCGCCGTCGACTCGATCCGTGACGTGACCGGCAAGGGCGGGAACGGGCTCGCCGTGCACGTGACCGGCCCGGGCGGTACGTCCGCGGACTTCTCCGAGGCCTTCGAGGGTATCGACTCCACGCTGCTGTTCTCGGCGATGGCCGTCGTCATCGTGATGCTGCTGCTGACCTACCGCAGTCCGACGCTGCTGCTGGTTCCGCTGCTCGGTGTGGTCGCCGCGCTGTTCACCGCGCAGGCGCTGATCTACTTCCTCGCGGAGCACGCGGGCCTGACCGTCAACGGGCAGAGCGCGGGCATTCTCACGGTCCTGGTCTTCGGCGCCGGGACGGACTATGCCCTGCTCCTTGTGGCCCGCTACCGGGAGGAACTGCGCCGCCACGAGGACCGCCACGAGGCGATGGCGCTTGCCCTGCACCGGGCGGGCCCGGCGGTGCTCGCGTCCGGCGCGACCGTCGTCCTGAGCATGCTGGTACTGCTCGCCGCCGAGATGAACTCGACGCGCGGCCTCGGCCCGGTCGCCGCCATCGGCGTCGCGGTCGCCCTGGTCGCGATGATGACCCTCTTCCCGGCCCTGCTGGTGATCTTCGGCCGCTGGATCTTCTGGCCGGTGATCCCGCACTTCGGCTCCCCCGACCCGACCGAGAGCGGTGTCTGGGCACGCATGGGCCGCCGTATCTCCATCCGCCCGCGCATGATCTGGGCCGTCACGGCGGCGGCGCTCGCGCTGGTCTCGCTGGGCCTGATCCAGCTGCGTGCCGAAGGCATCAGCAACGCCGACGCCTTCACCGGCAAACCCGACTCGATCGTCGGCCAGGAAGTATCCGCACGTTACTTCCCTGCGGGCAGCGGCGATCCGCTCGTCATCGTCAGCAACCGCGCCCAGGCCGAGGAGGTCGGCCGGACGGTCGCGGCCACCCGCGGTGTCGAACCGGAATCACTCGGCCTGCCACCGGGCACGAAACCCGAGTTCGAGGGCAAGGTCCTCTTCGAGGCCACCATGACCGCGCCCGCGGACAGCGAGGCCGCGAAACAGACGGTGGAGCGGGTACGGGACGCCGTGCACGACGTACCCGACGCCGACGCGCAGGTGGGCGGCGGCACGGCCGCGCTGCTCGACATGGACAAGGCGACGACCCACGACAACATCCTGATCATCCCGTTGGTGCTCGTCGTGGTCCTGCTGATCCTGTGCGCCGTGCTCCGCGCCCTGGTCGCCCCACTGCTGCTGATCGGCACGGTGGTGCTGTCCTTCGCCGCCGCGCTGGGGATCAGCGCGCTCGCGTTCCGCCACATCTTCGACTACGCGGGCGAGTCGACGGACTTCCCGCTGTTCGTCTTCGTGTTCCTGGTCGCGCTGGGCATCGACTACAACATCTTCCTGACCACCCGCATCCGCGAGGAGGCGGCCCGTCAGGGCACGCGCAAGGGCGTGGTGACGGGCCTGGCCACCACCGGCGCGGTCATCACCTCGGCAGGCCTGGTCCTCGCCGGAACCTTCGCCGCCCTCGGCACGCTCCCCATGGTCGCCTTCGCCGAAATCGGCTTCGCGGTCGCCCTGGGCGTGCTGCTGGACACGTTCATCGTCCGCTCGGTGCTCGTCCCGTCCCTGTTCCTGGACGTGGGCCCGAAGGTGTGGTGGCCAAACCGGCTGGCCCACGAGGACGGGGGCACGGCGGGCCCGCCAACGACCACCGGCACCGGCCCCGGCTCTCCGGAACCGGCATCGAGTCCGGGAGCCCCGCCGGACTAG
- a CDS encoding sugar-binding transcriptional regulator produces the protein MNSSEENAVSGMSAGRSAMRMGPAELVQAAAMARRFYLEGKSKIQIAEEFGVSRFKVARVLETALERDLVRIEIRVPAELDAERSDALRARYGLRHAVVVESPADAEESPDPENLGEVAADLLGELVAEGDVLGLAWGRSTIHMAAALDRLPPCTVVQLTGVYDAGTAERGSVEAVRRAAQVSGGDAHPIYAPMLLPDVATAAALRSQTGIARAFEYFDKVTVACVSIGSWEAGISTVHDMLTEEERAHYATLGVAAEMSAHLFDAEGRRVGRDLGERCITVEADRLRRIPEVVAIAGGQRKGAAIDAVLRSGLVTSLVTDTSAADYLMTAGTTPRPALNRADPDGP, from the coding sequence GTGAACAGCAGTGAGGAGAACGCCGTGTCGGGTATGTCGGCGGGCCGGTCGGCCATGCGGATGGGACCCGCTGAGCTGGTACAGGCGGCGGCCATGGCCCGCCGCTTCTACCTGGAGGGCAAGTCAAAGATCCAGATCGCCGAGGAGTTCGGCGTCAGCCGCTTCAAGGTGGCCCGGGTCCTGGAGACCGCTCTCGAACGGGATCTCGTCAGAATCGAGATCCGCGTCCCCGCCGAGCTGGACGCGGAGCGCTCCGACGCGCTGCGCGCCCGGTACGGCCTGCGGCATGCCGTCGTCGTCGAGTCCCCGGCCGATGCCGAGGAGTCACCCGACCCGGAGAACCTCGGCGAGGTCGCCGCCGACCTGCTCGGCGAACTCGTCGCCGAGGGCGATGTGCTCGGCCTCGCCTGGGGCCGCTCCACCATCCACATGGCGGCCGCGCTCGACCGGCTGCCGCCGTGCACGGTGGTGCAGCTGACGGGTGTCTACGACGCCGGGACGGCCGAGCGCGGCTCGGTCGAGGCCGTCCGCCGGGCCGCCCAGGTCTCCGGCGGCGACGCCCACCCCATCTACGCGCCGATGCTGCTGCCGGACGTGGCCACCGCGGCGGCGCTGCGCAGCCAGACGGGGATCGCCCGCGCCTTCGAGTACTTCGACAAGGTCACCGTCGCCTGTGTCTCGATCGGCTCCTGGGAGGCGGGCATCTCGACGGTGCACGACATGCTCACCGAGGAGGAGCGCGCCCACTACGCCACCCTCGGTGTCGCCGCGGAGATGTCCGCGCACCTCTTCGACGCCGAGGGCCGCCGGGTCGGGCGTGACCTGGGTGAGCGCTGCATCACCGTCGAGGCGGACCGGCTGCGCCGTATCCCCGAGGTCGTCGCGATCGCGGGCGGTCAGCGCAAGGGTGCCGCCATCGACGCGGTGCTGCGGTCCGGGCTCGTCACCAGCCTGGTGACGGACACCTCCGCCGCGGACTATCTGATGACGGCGGGCACGACACCGCGTCCGGCGCTGAACCGGGCGGACCCCGACGGGCCGTGA
- a CDS encoding RsmB/NOP family class I SAM-dependent RNA methyltransferase, whose translation MNEQSRRPRQQGKPYRRPKKDPVRMLAFEALRAVDERDAYANLVLPPLLRKAREKEGFDGRDAALATELVYGTLRRQGTYDAVISACVDRPLREVDPPVLDVLSLGAHQLLGTRIPTHAAVSASVDLARVVLGDGRAKFVNAVLRKIAQHDLDGWLELVAPPYDDDPEDHLAVVHSHPRWVVSALWDSLGGGRAGIEDLLEADNERPEVTLVARPGRSTAGELLGVLGEESALPGRWSPYAVRLSEGGEPGAIDAVREGRAGVQDEGSQLVALALANAPVDGPDKAWLDGCAGPGGKAAMLAGLAAERGAVLLASEKQPHRAGLVAKALAGNPGPYQVIAADGTRPPWRSGTFDRVLMDVPCTGLGALRRRPEARWRRRPDDLDGFAPLQRGLLRTALDSVRVGGVVGYATCSPHLAETRAVVDDVLKQHGGSAELLDARPLFPGVPALGDGPDVQLWPHLHGTDAMYLALIRRTG comes from the coding sequence GTGAACGAGCAGTCCCGTCGGCCCCGGCAGCAGGGCAAGCCGTACCGTCGTCCCAAGAAGGACCCCGTGCGGATGCTTGCCTTCGAGGCGTTGCGGGCGGTGGACGAGAGGGACGCGTACGCGAATCTCGTGCTGCCGCCGCTGCTGCGGAAGGCGCGGGAGAAGGAGGGCTTCGACGGGCGGGACGCGGCGCTGGCCACGGAGCTGGTGTACGGGACGCTGCGTCGGCAGGGGACGTACGACGCCGTCATCTCCGCGTGTGTCGACCGGCCGTTGCGCGAGGTCGACCCGCCGGTCTTGGACGTGCTGAGCCTTGGCGCGCATCAGTTGCTCGGGACGCGGATTCCGACGCACGCCGCCGTGTCCGCGTCGGTCGACCTGGCGCGGGTCGTGCTCGGGGACGGGCGGGCGAAGTTCGTCAACGCCGTGCTGCGGAAGATCGCGCAGCATGACCTGGACGGCTGGCTGGAGCTGGTCGCGCCGCCCTACGACGACGATCCCGAGGATCATCTTGCCGTCGTGCATTCGCATCCGCGATGGGTCGTCTCGGCGTTGTGGGACTCGTTGGGAGGCGGGCGAGCCGGGATCGAGGACCTGCTCGAAGCCGACAACGAACGGCCCGAGGTGACCCTCGTTGCCCGGCCGGGGCGCTCCACCGCCGGTGAACTCCTCGGCGTTCTCGGGGAGGAGAGCGCGCTGCCGGGGCGCTGGTCGCCGTACGCCGTGCGGCTGTCCGAGGGGGGCGAGCCGGGCGCCATCGACGCCGTACGCGAAGGGCGGGCCGGGGTGCAGGACGAGGGCAGCCAGCTCGTGGCGCTCGCCCTCGCCAACGCGCCCGTTGACGGACCGGACAAGGCATGGCTCGACGGCTGCGCCGGACCCGGTGGCAAGGCGGCCATGCTCGCGGGACTAGCCGCCGAGCGCGGGGCCGTGTTGCTCGCCTCCGAGAAGCAGCCGCACCGGGCCGGGCTGGTCGCGAAGGCCCTCGCCGGGAACCCCGGGCCGTACCAGGTCATCGCCGCCGACGGGACGCGGCCGCCGTGGCGTTCGGGGACCTTCGACCGCGTACTGATGGACGTGCCCTGCACGGGGCTGGGCGCACTGCGTCGTCGCCCCGAGGCCCGCTGGCGGCGGCGCCCCGACGACCTGGACGGGTTCGCGCCGTTGCAGCGCGGGCTGCTGCGCACGGCGCTCGACTCGGTGCGGGTCGGCGGGGTTGTCGGGTACGCCACCTGCTCGCCGCACCTCGCCGAGACGCGGGCCGTGGTCGACGACGTGCTCAAGCAGCACGGCGGCTCGGCCGAACTCCTCGACGCCCGCCCGCTCTTCCCGGGCGTACCGGCGCTGGGCGACGGCCCCGACGTACAGCTGTGGCCGCATCTGCACGGGACGGACGCCATGTATCTGGCGCTGATCCGCAGGACGGGCTGA
- the rpe gene encoding ribulose-phosphate 3-epimerase, giving the protein MAAQINPSILSADFARLAEEAKAVEGADWLHVDVMDNHFVPNLTLGVPVVESLARATDTPLDCHLMIEDADRWAPQYVEAGAGSVTFHVEAAAAPVRLAREIRAKGARASMALRPATPIEPYEDLLPELDMVLIMTVEPGFGGQAFLDIMLPKIRRTRELINKHGLELWLQVDGGVSAATIERCAEAGADVFVAGSAVYGAADPAQAVRALRTQAEEATAQAAWACDH; this is encoded by the coding sequence ATGGCCGCGCAGATCAACCCCAGCATCCTGTCCGCCGACTTCGCCCGCCTTGCCGAGGAGGCCAAGGCGGTGGAAGGGGCTGACTGGCTCCATGTCGACGTGATGGACAACCATTTCGTCCCGAACCTCACGCTAGGTGTGCCGGTCGTAGAGTCTCTGGCCCGTGCTACGGACACGCCGCTGGACTGCCATCTGATGATCGAGGACGCCGATCGGTGGGCGCCGCAGTACGTAGAAGCGGGTGCCGGTTCCGTCACCTTCCATGTCGAGGCGGCCGCCGCACCCGTGCGGCTCGCCCGCGAGATCCGGGCCAAGGGCGCCCGCGCCTCCATGGCCCTGCGGCCCGCGACTCCCATCGAGCCGTACGAGGATCTGCTCCCCGAGCTCGACATGGTGCTGATCATGACCGTCGAGCCGGGCTTCGGAGGCCAGGCCTTTCTCGACATCATGCTGCCCAAGATCCGCCGCACCCGCGAGTTGATCAACAAGCACGGCCTGGAGCTGTGGCTGCAGGTCGACGGCGGGGTCTCGGCCGCCACCATCGAGCGCTGCGCCGAGGCGGGCGCCGACGTCTTCGTGGCCGGTTCGGCGGTGTACGGGGCGGCCGACCCCGCCCAGGCGGTACGTGCACTGCGCACGCAGGCGGAGGAGGCGACGGCCCAGGCAGCATGGGCATGCGACCACTGA
- a CDS encoding barstar family protein yields MTHDVAGRHVVALDLDGVADKAGLMERCVRALELPDWFGRNWDALADSLGDSSVWPAAASGKGLLVVVTGWRPYARTRPDEWEIAEDVFAQAADRTPALAVALALGGSHQ; encoded by the coding sequence ATGACGCACGACGTGGCGGGCCGCCATGTGGTCGCGCTGGACCTCGACGGAGTCGCGGACAAGGCGGGCCTCATGGAGCGCTGCGTACGCGCGCTGGAGCTGCCGGACTGGTTCGGCCGCAACTGGGACGCGCTCGCCGACAGCCTCGGCGACTCCTCCGTATGGCCCGCGGCCGCATCGGGGAAGGGGTTGCTGGTCGTCGTCACCGGCTGGCGGCCGTACGCGAGGACGCGGCCCGACGAGTGGGAGATCGCCGAGGACGTGTTCGCCCAGGCGGCGGACCGCACCCCGGCGCTCGCCGTGGCGCTGGCCCTTGGAGGATCCCACCAGTAG